The genome window GCGCGCCGCATTCGAGGTCTGGGGGTTGTTGGCCGCACTGAACAGCACGTCACCCATCTGGGGGATCGAGCGCAGCAGGTCATCGCCGTTGACGGCACCGGTCGCCAGGATCTGTTCCTCGCTGAGCACCGTGACCGGCAGGGCGGCGGTGACGTCGGCACCCCGGATCTGGGAGCCGACGACCACGATGTCGCCGACCGAGTCGCCAGCCTGGCCATTGTCCTCGGCCTGATCGGCGATCGACTGCGCCGCCTGCGACAGTTGGGTCGTCGAGGGCACGGACGCGGGTGTCTGCGAGGTCGTCTGTGCCCAGGCTGCAGGAGCCAGGCTCAGCAGCGCAGCAGCGGCGGTGGTCGCCAGCATTGCAGTCTTTTTGGTGTTCATGTTCATCCTCCCAAAGTCTTTTTTGTTTTCAGGCACGCGAAAGGTTCAGTCTTTCGCCAACACAAGATCGTCCCCCGGCCCGGCAGCCGGATCGGCGGCGGCGGCCAGCGGGCGGGGCGATCCGTCGAGCGCCTCGCGCAGCGCGTCGCGGTCCAGCTCGCCTTCCCAGCGCGCCACGACCAGGGTCGCCACCGCATTGCCGATGAAGTTGGTCAGGGCCCGGCACTCGCTCATGAACCGGTCGATGCCGAGGATCAGCGCCATGCCCGCGATGGGCACTGAGGGCACCACCGCCAGCGTCGCCGCCAGGGTGATGAAGCCCGCGCCCGTGATGCCCGCCGCCCCCTTGGAGGACAGCATGGCCACCAGCAGCAGCAGGATCTGGTCCTGCAGGCTCAGGTCGATGTTCAGCGCCTGGGCGATGAACAGGGCCGCCATGGTCATGTAGATGTTGGTGCCGTCCAGATTGAACGAATAACCCGTCGGCACGACCAGACCGACCACGGACTTGGAGGCGCCCGCCTGCTCCATCTTCTGCAGCAGACTGGGCAGGGCCGCCTCGGACGAGGAGGTGCCCAGCACCAGCAGCAGCTCCTCCTTCAGATAGCGGATCAGCTTGAAGATCGAAAAGCCGTTGGCGATCCCGACCAGGCCCAGCACCCCGACGACGAAGATGGCGGCGGTCAGATAGAAGGTGGCTACCAGCGCGATCAGGTTGGCGACCGTGGCGATGCCATAGGCCCCGATGGTGAAGGCAAAGGCCCCGAACGCCCCGATCGGCGCGGCCTTCATCACGATGGACACCAGCTTGAAGAAGGCGGCGGATACGGCCTCAAGGAAGGTCAGCACCGGCCGGCCCGCGTCCCCGACGCCGGCCAGGGCGATGCCGAAGATCACCGACACGAACAGCACCTGCAGGATGTTGCCGGTCGAAAAGGCGCTGACGAAGGTGTCGGGAATGACGCCCAGCAAAAAGCCGATCACCGTCGTCTCGTGCGCGGCGGTCGAATACTGGGACACGGCCGCCGGATCGAGGCTGGCCGGATCGATGTTCAGGCCCCGGCCCGGCTGGACCAGATTGCCGACGACCAGCCCGACGATCAGGGCCAGGGTCGAGAACACCAGGAAGTATGCGAACGCTTTGGCCGCCACCCGGCCCACCCGGCCGAGGTCCCGCATGCCGGCGATGCCCGTGACGATGGTCAGGAAGATCACCGGGGCGATCACCATCTTGACCAGCTTGATGAAGCCGTCGCCCAGCGGCTTCAGTTGAGCCCCGAGCCCTTCGACAACCTCCCCGTTTGCGTCGACGGTATTGGGAAAGAAATGCCCGATCAGCCCGCCCAGCAGGATCGCACCCAGAACCTGAACATACAGATGGCGGTACCAGGCGCGCTTAACGCCGGTCCCATGAACTTGATCGCTGGCGTGGATCACCCGAACTCCCCTGCAACCATGGCTGCCGTTTCCTTCACGGTCTGACGCCGTGTCTTGAAGCAAGTGTGGCCGCAATTTCGCCGCATAAGAAGTCCGGGCCGAGGTCAGTTCAAGTCACGGTAAACAAAGATATAATTTCTGGTCTCGTCGCGATCCGTGCGGCTTTTCGCGTGAATATCTGGCTTGTTTGTGCGGAAAACCGCATACCTTGCTCATGGCGAGGTCGGGCATGGTTTCCCAGGGTTTTGTGTGGCGCGTGAGGTATTCGCCCCTCTGGATCGGGCTGGTTCTGGCGTGGCTGATGGCCACAGGCCTTGCGATGACGGTCGCCGGCGAGGTGGCAAGGCAGGGGGCCCAGGCCGATCTGGCCCGCCAGGCCGAGGCCGGCGCCGCGCTCCATGCAGCCGTCCTGCGCAGCGAACTGGAGAAGCATCGGTCGTTTCCCCTGGTGCTGTCACAGGATCCCGCTGTGATCGCCATGCTGGACAGCCCCGATCGCGAAAGGGCGGATGCGGTCAGCGCGAAGCTTCAGACCCTGGCCCAGCAGGCTCGCGCTGCCGCCATCTATGTGCTGGACGATCGTGGCGTCGCTCGCGCGGCGAGCAATTGGCGTGAGCCCACCAGTTTTGTCGGTTCCGACTACAGTTTCCGGCCCTACTTCAGCGGAGCCATGCGCAATGGCTCGGCAGAGTTCTTCGCTCTCGGCACCGTCAGCGGTCGGCCCGGGCTCTATCTGGCGCGCCGGATCGGGCCGACGTCGGCTCCATTGGGGGTGGTGGTCGTCAAGGTCGAGTTTGACGCGCTGGAGGCGGAATGGAGAGGGTCGGGAGAGCCGGCCTATGTCACGGACGCGCGCGGGGTGGTTCTGGTCACCAGTATCCCGGAATGGCGCTTTCGCCGCAGCCGCCCGCTGACGGACGCCGAACGACGGGCGATCATGGCGGACCAGACCCTGAGCGGACAATCGCTGGCGCCCCTGCCGTTCGACCCTCCCGCAGTTGATGATCCCGCGATGGTTCGCGCGGCCGTCGATGGTCCTGAAGAAGACTGGATGGCGGCGCGGGCCGCCACCGATACCCCCGGCTGGACCTTGCATCTGCTCAGTCCGGTGGACGGGACGATCGTCGCCAATGTGGCCAGCGCCCGGGCCGTCGCCGGTCTTCTGGTGACCTTGCTGGCGGTCGGCGCGGGCGTGCTTCTTCGCCGCCGGCAGCAGTCCATGGCAAAAGCCCTGGCCGAGGAAGCGGCCCGCGCAGAACTCGAAAGGCGAATCGACGAACGGACCACCGAGTTGCGGGCTGCCAACGCGCGGCTCAGCGAGGAGATCGACGAGCGGCAAAGGGCCGAAGCCAGCCGCGAGATCCTGCGCGAGGAACTGGTCCAGGCCAACAAGCTGGCCACCCTTGGACAAATCGCCGCCGGTGTCGCTCACGAGATCAATCAGCCCGTCGCGGCGATCCGCACCCATGCGGAAACCGCCGTCGCCTATTCGGACCGGGGCGATGTCGAGGGGGTTCGACGCAACCTGGAGCGCGTCGCCGATCTCACCGAGCGGATCGGCTCGATCACGGACGAACTGCGCGCCTTTTCGCGCAAGTCCAGCAAAGGCGTGTCGGCGGTCAATCCCTGCGAGGCGATCGATGGGGCCCTGCTCCTGATGGGTGCCGGTCTCCGTGCGGGGATGGTCGATCTTGTTCGGACCGGCTTGCGTGATGTCCGCGTGCTGGCCGAGCCGATCAGGCTCGAGCAGGTCATCGTCAATCTCGTGCAGAATGCCTTCGAGGCCATGGTCGACCACGCCGTGAAGAGCCCGCAGGTCGTGATCGACGTGGCCCGACGCGACCAATGGGTCGAGATCTCGATTTCCGACAATGGTCCGGGCGTAGATCCATCGGTCGCAGATGCTCTGTTTACCCCGTTCGTGACCACCAAGACCAAGGGGTTGGGCCTGGGGTTGGTGATCTGTCGCGACATCATCGCCGGGTTCGGCGGGGAACTGAACCTGCGGGCCGGCAAAGCCGGTGCGGACTTCGTTATCGCCTTGAGGCCGGCCTGATGAAATTCTGCCGCCCCCGCGCCGTCGCGCTGATCGATGACGACGGCGACTTTCGCGAAGCCTTGCACGAGCGTCTGGCGCTGGAGGCCTACGAGGTCCAGGCCTTCGGCTCGGCCGAAGCGGCGCTGAAACGGATCAGTCCCGACTTTCCCGGCGTCGTCGTCACCGATCTGCGCATGCCGGGCATCGATGGCCGTGCGCTGCTATCGCGGTTGCAGGCGATCGACGAGGGTCTGCCAGTCGTGATGATCACGGGGCATGGTGACATCGCCGAGGCGGTCGATGCCCTGGCCCAGGGTGCCTATGACTTCGTCGCCAAGCCTTTCGCGTTCGAGCGCCTCGCAACCAGCCTGAACCGTGCACTGGAAAAGCGTGGCCTCGTCCTCGACAACCGGGCGCTGGCGGCCGCTCTGCCGCCTCCGGAAGCCACGCTGGCCCTGCTCGGCGAGAGCCCGTCGATCGTCCGGCTTCGGGGGGTCATCGACCAGATCGCCGACGCGGGCATGGACGTCCTGATCGAAGGAGAGACAGGCGCGGGCAAGGAGGTCGTCGCCCGCGCCCTGCACAACAGTGGCCGTCGTCGGGTCCATCCGTTCGTCGCCGTCAACTGCGGCGCGCTGCCGGAGGGCCTGATCGAGACCGAACTGTTCGGCCATGAGCCCGGTGCCTTCCCTGGGGCCCTGCGCCGGCGGATCGGACTGGTTGAGCAGAGCCATCGCGGGACGCTGTTCCTCGACGAGATCGAGAGCATGCCGGAGCAGGCGCAGATCAAGCTGCTGCGTGTCGTCGAGCAGCGGGAAATCCAGCCCCTCGGTGCCGGGCGCCCCCGGCCGCTGGACCTGCGCATTCTGGCGTCTTCGAAAACGGACCTCGAGGGTGCCGTCGCCCGCGGGGCCTTTCGTGAAGACCTGTTCTATCGGCTGAATGTCCTGAAGCTGGTCGTACCCCCGCTGCGTGAGCGTCGCGAAGACGTCAGCCTGCTATTCTCGCACTTTCTTTCGCGCGCTGCTGCAGCGCGGCAGCTGACGCCCCCCGCGATGACGCCGCGTGTCCGGCGTGTGCTCATGAATCACGACTGGCCCGGAAATGTCCGGGAACTGGCCCATTTCGCCGAACGGGTCTGTCTCGGGCTTGAGTCGACCGAAAACGACGCGACCGTCGCGGATGAAGGCAGCCTCGCCGACCGTATGGATCGATTCGAACGCGAGTTGATCGAGGACGCACTGCGGCGACATCACGGGGATGTGGGCGCGATCACTGAGGCACTCCGGATTCCTCGCAAGACGCTATACGACAAATTCCAGCGCCATGGCCTGCGACCCGCCGAATTCCGACAGGTCGTTTAGCTGCCCCAGCGCTGCCAACATGGCCTTGACAGGTCAACCAGACGAGGCTCTGTCAATCCAAACCGTCTGCAGAGCCACCGCCCGGCACCCTGGCCTTGCCCGACAGCAGAGGCTCGATCCGGGACCACTGAGCCTCATCCAGTTCATAACGCTTCACACCCATCGCTGACCTCCGCCAAAGCGGAGAACCATGAATCAGGCATCAGGCAGCGCGTGAATCCCTGGATGTCGATTGGACCTGGGGGAGACGAGTTTTCATTGGACTGACAGCATCATTCCGACGGGCACCCGGCCTGCAGCCATGGCGCAATCGGCCAACCCGTCCCACTACTTCGGCAGCTCGCCGGAGGTGATGCGGACGTGGTCTGGTGTACGTGAAGGCCCCGCAGTCGGTCTGGAATGTGGAGGACCTGCCGGCCGGCGTGCGGCTGTTGTGGACCCGCTTCGGCCCGATGTTCGCCGCCGTTATTCGTCGCAAGCGGGTGTGGGGGGACGTGCTCCCTCTATCGACCGCGCCCGGCCTCGCCATACCCGTGTTTGACCTGCCGTCAGAAAGCTGGCGCTATCGGGACTGACAACAACCCCCGGGGCCGCATGCGACACCTGTTGATCCTCCTCGTACTGGCCTGGAGCTCGCTTTTCCCGGCCTGCGCTAGTGCCGCCCAGGTCGATCTTCTTCTCCGGAACGGCCGCGTCTTCACCGGCGATCCCTCTCACCCCTGGGCCTCCAGCATCGCCATTTCCGGGGAGCGGATCGTCGCCCTCTCTGACGATCCGCTCGGCGCTGACCTGTCGATGCAGCCAGCACGAGCGATCGACCTTGAGGGCCGGTTTGTGATGGCGGGAGTGAACGACGCTCACGATCACGTCGGCGGCGTGCCGTTCGGACAGGTCGTGACGACCCCGACGCCGGCCATGCGCAACCCGCCCATGTCGGAAGTCCGGGCCGCCCTGGTCGCGGCGGCCGGTGCCGCTGCTCCGGGGACCTGGCTTCACCTCGTGGCGGGTCCGCTGGTTCTGGCGGATCCGACGACGCCGTCGATGCTGGACGAAGCGGCCGGCGATCATCCGGCGATCATCAGCGCCTGGTGGGGACATGGCGTCGTCATCAACGCCATCGGGCGTCGGCGGCTCAACCTGTCCGACGATTCCCCCGAAATCCCGGGAGGCCTGCTGGTTCGGGATCCCGAGGGGAGGCTGACGGGCCAGCTTGACGAATATGCCGGCTGGTCCGTGTTGAAGGCGCTTCATTCCTCGGCGGGGGTTGAAGCGACCGCAGACTATCTGACGGCCTATGCACAGCGGCGGCTGGCCGAAGGCGTGACCACCGTCCAGATCATGGAAGGGAATCAATCCCCCGACGTCTTTCTCGCGGCCGTTCGACGCGCAGACGTGCCTCTGCGCCTTCGCATCATCCGATTTCCGATCACCAACCTGGATGGCTCGACCGACAACTGGATTGCGAGCGACCTGCCAGCGCGCGCGCGCGTCTCGGGCGTCAAATGGGTGCTCGATGGGACTCCGATAGACGGGCTCGCGTATCGGACCACCCCCTATGAGGGGCGGGGCGATTGGCGGGGGCGACTGAACTTCGACCCTGAACATCTGCGGGCACAGCTTCGCCTCGCTCTGGATCAAAACGAACCCCTGGTGCTTCATGCCGTCGGTGACGCGACGGCCAGGCTCGTACTGGACCAGATGGAAGCCATGGCCGCGGCGGAGCAGTGGCGACAGCGGCGGGTCCGGATCGAGCATGCCAACGGCATCACCGGGGCGCAGGTCGCGCGAGCCGCGGCCCTGGGGATCGTGATCGGACAACCCCGGCCCACGTCACCCATCCGTTCCTGGCGTGAGGCGGGCATCCCCGTCGCCTATGGTTCGGATGGCGGGTTTCCTCCATTTGTCGCCTTCGCCCAAGTCACCGACCCTGCCAATCCGCACAGCGTGTCGCGCGAGGAAGCGATCGGCCTGCTGACGACAGGACCCGCGCTCGGCGAATTCGCCGAAGCCGAGCTCGGCCGCCTGGTGCCTGGAATGCTGGCCGATATTGTCGTGCTGTCGCAGGATATCACGACCGCGCCGCAGACGAGTCTGGCGGAGACACGCAGCGTCCTGACAATCGTTGGCGGACAGATCGCCTTCGACGGTCGCGCGCCATAGGCGGCGGCCCAAAGTTCGCCACCGGGATCCGCAGGTGCACGAAGAAACTGCTAGATCGCGGCGAAGGATCGAGGAACCGAGATGAAGATCGAGTCGGCGAAAGTCATTGTCACGTGTCCCGGGCGTAACTTCGTGACGCTCAAGATCACGACCGATCAGGGAGTCTACGGCATCGGCGACGCCACATTGAATGGTCGCGAACTGCCGGTGGTGTCCTATCTTGAGGACCATGTCATCCCGTGCCTTGTGGGAAAGGATCCGCGCCGGATCGAGGACATCTGGCAGTATCTCTATCGGGGCGGGTACTGGCGTCGCGGCCCGGTGACCATGTCCGCCATCTCTGCGGTCGACACAGCGCTCTGGGACATCAAGGCCAAGATGGCCGGCATGCCGCTTTACGACCTTCTGGGCGGCAGGAGCCGCGAGGGGGTCATGGTCTATGGCCATGCAAACGGCATCGATCTGGCCGAAACCGTGGACGAGGTCGGTCGCTATATCGACATGGGCTACCGGGCCATTCGCGCCCAATCCGGCGTGCCGGGCATCAAGGACGCCTACGGCGTTGGCCGGGGCAAGATGTATTATGAGCCGGCGGACGCCGCCCTTCCGTCCGAGACGGTCTGGGATACGAGCAGATACCTCAATTTCGTGCCCCGGCTTTTTGACAAACTTCGCGATACCTATGGCTTCGACCAACACCTGCTGCACGACGCCCACCACCGGTTGACCCCGATCGAGGCCGGATCGCTGGGTCGCCGACTGGAGCCCTATCAGCTGTTCTGGCTCGAAGATGCGACGCCGGCTGAAAACCAGGAGGCGTTCAAGCTGATCCGCCAGCATACGACGACGCCCCTGGCCGTCGGCGAGATCTTCAACACGATCTGGGACGCCAAGGACCTGATCCAGAACCAGCTCATCGACTATATCCGCACAACGGTCGTCAGGGCCGGCGGGATCACCCACCTGCGCCGGATCGCGGACTTTGCCGGCGTCTGGCAGGTCCGGACCGGCTGCCACGGCGCGACCGACCTGTCGCCCGTGACCATGGGCGCGGCCCTGCATTTCGATGCCTGGGTCCCGAATTTCGGCATCCAGGAATACATGCGTCACACGCCGGAGACGGACGCGGTCTTCCCGCATGACTACACCTTCGAAAAGGGCTTCCTCTATCCGGGCGAGACGCCGGGCCACGGGGTCGATATCGACGAAGCCGAGGCCGCCAAATACCCCTACAAGCCCGCCTACCTGCCCGTCGCGCGGCTGGAAGATGGCAGTATGTGGAACTGGTAAGGGCGAAGCCGTCATGACGCCGGCTCACCGATCTGCCAACCGCCCTCGCTTGAAGGGCCGGTGATCGGAGGTCCGAACTTCGTCGTTCGGCACCCGATGGAGTCACAACCGTCGTCGATACGACGTTGAGCCTGACGTCGGTGCCACCGTATCGACATCGCGCCATCCGGCACCCAATGCCAGCTGTGCCGATATCCAGGCCTGAAGTTCATCGGACTGCGCCTGAAGGGCGTTGATCTGGACCGACAAGGCGTCCGCTTCGGCCTGCAGACGCGCCAGACGCGAAGCCTGCCCGGCGCTCTCGCGGACGACCACCAGATCACGTCGGCTGTCGGAAGCGTCCATGGCACTCAGAGCCAGGCGCGCGGCCTCTCTGCGGCTCTGCCAGACATCCAGGGCGCCGTCGGCTTCTTCCAGGGCGGCCAGGGTCGTGCCTTCCCAGCGGGCGAGCGCCGCTTCGGATCGAGCGTCGGCCGCGACCACGCGCTGACGCAGTCGGGGCATGTCAAACAAGCCCCAGGTGAGCGACGGCCCGACAGAAAAGCCCGTCGCGCCGGCATCGCCCAGGCGATCGGGATCCGCCGTGAGATTGACGTTGCCCGCCAGACTTATGCGCGGATAGAGGTCCGCGACCGCCACCCTCGCCTGCGCCGCCGCGGCGGCGAACTGTCGTTCTGCGGCCGCAACATCCGGCCTGCGCCGCAGCATGCCGGCCGGATCGCCGGCCGCCAGCGTCGTGGGCACCTGTGGCAGACGCCCATCGGCCAATGTAGTGCCCGGCGCATCTCCGCTCAGCACGGCGATGCGACGGGCAGCATTGCGCTGCGCCGCGCCCACCGCAGGCAGTTCCGCCCGGGCCTGGTCCAGCGCCGCCCTGGCCGCCTCCGTATCGTATCGCGAAACCCCGCCGAGGGTTTCGGCCGTCTCCAGGCTGTCCAGGATCTGCTGCTGGACGTCCACGCGCCGTTGAATCCGCTCTTCGAGCGCGGACGCGTACCGATACTCG of Brevundimonas subvibrioides contains these proteins:
- the manD gene encoding D-mannonate dehydratase ManD; the encoded protein is MKIESAKVIVTCPGRNFVTLKITTDQGVYGIGDATLNGRELPVVSYLEDHVIPCLVGKDPRRIEDIWQYLYRGGYWRRGPVTMSAISAVDTALWDIKAKMAGMPLYDLLGGRSREGVMVYGHANGIDLAETVDEVGRYIDMGYRAIRAQSGVPGIKDAYGVGRGKMYYEPADAALPSETVWDTSRYLNFVPRLFDKLRDTYGFDQHLLHDAHHRLTPIEAGSLGRRLEPYQLFWLEDATPAENQEAFKLIRQHTTTPLAVGEIFNTIWDAKDLIQNQLIDYIRTTVVRAGGITHLRRIADFAGVWQVRTGCHGATDLSPVTMGAALHFDAWVPNFGIQEYMRHTPETDAVFPHDYTFEKGFLYPGETPGHGVDIDEAEAAKYPYKPAYLPVARLEDGSMWNW
- a CDS encoding efflux transporter outer membrane subunit translates to MKAQISALALALVAAGGCMSLPVRDPTTPNMATWSVADDQEGQVVLDWWTGFNDPALDRLVERALSRNADLRAADANLRATQALAGESLAARGPGGQVGAGLTRTRVAGLSQPPVPGTPERLSTQTLANVGVGLSWELDLFGGLAANLDMARAQADEARWMRRQVEAGVAAALVRAWAEYRYASALEERIQRRVDVQQQILDSLETAETLGGVSRYDTEAARAALDQARAELPAVGAAQRNAARRIAVLSGDAPGTTLADGRLPQVPTTLAAGDPAGMLRRRPDVAAAERQFAAAAAQARVAVADLYPRISLAGNVNLTADPDRLGDAGATGFSVGPSLTWGLFDMPRLRQRVVAADARSEAALARWEGTTLAALEEADGALDVWQSRREAARLALSAMDASDSRRDLVVVRESAGQASRLARLQAEADALSVQINALQAQSDELQAWISAQLALGAGWRDVDTVAPTSGSTSYRRRL
- a CDS encoding sigma-54-dependent transcriptional regulator; this encodes MKFCRPRAVALIDDDGDFREALHERLALEAYEVQAFGSAEAALKRISPDFPGVVVTDLRMPGIDGRALLSRLQAIDEGLPVVMITGHGDIAEAVDALAQGAYDFVAKPFAFERLATSLNRALEKRGLVLDNRALAAALPPPEATLALLGESPSIVRLRGVIDQIADAGMDVLIEGETGAGKEVVARALHNSGRRRVHPFVAVNCGALPEGLIETELFGHEPGAFPGALRRRIGLVEQSHRGTLFLDEIESMPEQAQIKLLRVVEQREIQPLGAGRPRPLDLRILASSKTDLEGAVARGAFREDLFYRLNVLKLVVPPLRERREDVSLLFSHFLSRAAAARQLTPPAMTPRVRRVLMNHDWPGNVRELAHFAERVCLGLESTENDATVADEGSLADRMDRFERELIEDALRRHHGDVGAITEALRIPRKTLYDKFQRHGLRPAEFRQVV
- a CDS encoding sensor histidine kinase, which codes for MRYSPLWIGLVLAWLMATGLAMTVAGEVARQGAQADLARQAEAGAALHAAVLRSELEKHRSFPLVLSQDPAVIAMLDSPDRERADAVSAKLQTLAQQARAAAIYVLDDRGVARAASNWREPTSFVGSDYSFRPYFSGAMRNGSAEFFALGTVSGRPGLYLARRIGPTSAPLGVVVVKVEFDALEAEWRGSGEPAYVTDARGVVLVTSIPEWRFRRSRPLTDAERRAIMADQTLSGQSLAPLPFDPPAVDDPAMVRAAVDGPEEDWMAARAATDTPGWTLHLLSPVDGTIVANVASARAVAGLLVTLLAVGAGVLLRRRQQSMAKALAEEAARAELERRIDERTTELRAANARLSEEIDERQRAEASREILREELVQANKLATLGQIAAGVAHEINQPVAAIRTHAETAVAYSDRGDVEGVRRNLERVADLTERIGSITDELRAFSRKSSKGVSAVNPCEAIDGALLLMGAGLRAGMVDLVRTGLRDVRVLAEPIRLEQVIVNLVQNAFEAMVDHAVKSPQVVIDVARRDQWVEISISDNGPGVDPSVADALFTPFVTTKTKGLGLGLVICRDIIAGFGGELNLRAGKAGADFVIALRPA
- a CDS encoding amidohydrolase, encoding MILLVLAWSSLFPACASAAQVDLLLRNGRVFTGDPSHPWASSIAISGERIVALSDDPLGADLSMQPARAIDLEGRFVMAGVNDAHDHVGGVPFGQVVTTPTPAMRNPPMSEVRAALVAAAGAAAPGTWLHLVAGPLVLADPTTPSMLDEAAGDHPAIISAWWGHGVVINAIGRRRLNLSDDSPEIPGGLLVRDPEGRLTGQLDEYAGWSVLKALHSSAGVEATADYLTAYAQRRLAEGVTTVQIMEGNQSPDVFLAAVRRADVPLRLRIIRFPITNLDGSTDNWIASDLPARARVSGVKWVLDGTPIDGLAYRTTPYEGRGDWRGRLNFDPEHLRAQLRLALDQNEPLVLHAVGDATARLVLDQMEAMAAAEQWRQRRVRIEHANGITGAQVARAAALGIVIGQPRPTSPIRSWREAGIPVAYGSDGGFPPFVAFAQVTDPANPHSVSREEAIGLLTTGPALGEFAEAELGRLVPGMLADIVVLSQDITTAPQTSLAETRSVLTIVGGQIAFDGRAP
- a CDS encoding dicarboxylate/amino acid:cation symporter, which produces MIHASDQVHGTGVKRAWYRHLYVQVLGAILLGGLIGHFFPNTVDANGEVVEGLGAQLKPLGDGFIKLVKMVIAPVIFLTIVTGIAGMRDLGRVGRVAAKAFAYFLVFSTLALIVGLVVGNLVQPGRGLNIDPASLDPAAVSQYSTAAHETTVIGFLLGVIPDTFVSAFSTGNILQVLFVSVIFGIALAGVGDAGRPVLTFLEAVSAAFFKLVSIVMKAAPIGAFGAFAFTIGAYGIATVANLIALVATFYLTAAIFVVGVLGLVGIANGFSIFKLIRYLKEELLLVLGTSSSEAALPSLLQKMEQAGASKSVVGLVVPTGYSFNLDGTNIYMTMAALFIAQALNIDLSLQDQILLLLVAMLSSKGAAGITGAGFITLAATLAVVPSVPIAGMALILGIDRFMSECRALTNFIGNAVATLVVARWEGELDRDALREALDGSPRPLAAAADPAAGPGDDLVLAKD